In Chroogloeocystis siderophila 5.2 s.c.1, the DNA window TCTGGACGCACTGAGCGCAGGAAATATAGCCCTGCACCAGCTACAGCTAAGAAGATGCCCAGGATACTCGCTGAATTTAGTCCAAAGTTAACCATTTCTGTTCTCTCAAGTATGTCTTATCCTAACGAGTGCAGCCGAAAATCACCATAGGGATCTGGGCATTGTCTTTGTTGCGTACGCCAATCGATATTATTTAAATATACGCTTGTATGCAACTCATTTACTCGCTACACATCTATGACACAACTACAGCACGCGTTAGTAAAATTGATAGGGAGTCGTTGAGACTCCCTAAATCTATTATGAGCGCTGGATTTTATCCTTTTGACTAATAAAAATCAAACCAACTGTTGCTGGAACAACAACAATTAAAAGTCCTGCAAGCAAACTATAAAAGAAATTCATTAAAGAGGGTGTCATAGATTTGCAACCTTTTTGCACACTTCGATCTTAATTTTAATCTTCTGTCACACCATTGAGAAGCTCATCGTGTACTGTTTTAGATTAATACTCCATCTTTACAAGCAATAATGAGCCACAGTGGAAATAGTTTTACGCGCTACAATTTCTCCACAGACTGCTAACGACCCTTTTTTAGTTAAAATACTAAAATATTTACAAAAATTAAAAAACAAAGGTTGTAGCCGTAGTGTCGTGACTTCAGTTGCTACATCTCGGTCTCGATGGAGTGCTTCTTCAGTATTTAGGTACTTTTGCAGCTTACTAGTCAATTTTTGAGTTGTTTCGCCGCTAATATCGATATGAGCGCTGTTACTCTGACAAATTGGATTCTTGGTTCTGTTTTGGGACTAATGATCTTGTTATTTCTTTTCCGCATCGTTCTGACGTGGTATCCACAAGTTGATCTCAAACGCTTTCCTTTCAACGTCATTGCTGTAACCACGGAACCCTTTTTAGCGCCTTTGCGCAAGCTAGTACCGCCAATCGGCGGAGTCGATATTACTCCTGTGATTTGGCTTGGAATTGTCAGCTTGCTGCGCGAGCTACTGTTAGGTCAGCAAGGACTACTGACAATGGCTACGCGTTTGCACTGAAAAGAGGGGTGAGTGAATAGCGATTGAAGCTCTTCTGACCTGCAAACCTTGAACACTGACCTCTAATTTCCCCTTGAGAACATAACGCGTTCGACAAAGTTCGTATAGACGTCGCCTTTTAAAAACTCTGGTGTTTCTAAAATCCTTTGATGGAAGTTGATTGTTGTGGGCAAGCCAGTCAAGGCACATTCGCGTAAAGCACGTTTCATGCGTTTAATGGCGCTGGCACGATCTGGACCCCACACGATTAATTTGGCAATCAATGAATCGTAGTAGGGAGGAATTTGATAATCGGTGTAAACGTGAGAATCCATGCGGACACCAGGACCACCAGGTGGTAAGTAGCCGCTAATCCGACCTGGAGACGGACGAAAGTCATGATCTGGGTCTTCAGCATTAATGCGACATTCGATCGCATGACCGCGTAGTATAACTTGGTCTTGAGTCAACTGAAGTTTTTCACCTTGGGCTACGCGAATTTGTTCAGCTACTAAGTCAAGTCCAGTAATCATTTCGGTGACGGGATGCTCAACTTGAATCCGCGTATTCATTTCCATAAAATAAAATTCGCCGTTGGGAGCAAGGAGAAATTCCACTGTACCTGCACCAACATAATCAATCGACTTAGCCGCCTTTACCGCAGCTTCTCCCATTTTTTCGCGGAGTTCAGGAGTGAGTGCGGGGCTAGGTGCTTCTTCTAATAATTTTTGGTGACGGCGTTGAATCGAACAATCGCGTTCACCGAGGTGAATCACGTTACCGTAGCTATCTGCAAGAATTTGAAATTCGATATGGCGCGGACGTTCGATAAATTTTTCGAGATATAGTCCAGGATTACCGAAGGCAGCTTCAGCTTCTCCTTGGGCGGCTAAAAAAAGTTTGGTGATTTCACTATCGTCGCGGACAAGACGCATTCCACGTCCGCCACCGCCTGCTGTCGCTTTGACGATGACCGGATAGCCAATTTGACGCGCGATCGCAGTCGCTTCGAGTTCGTCTTTGAGTAAGCCATCGCTACCAGGCACAATCGGCACGCCCGCGCGAATCATCGTTTCTTTCGCCGTTGATTTATCGCCCATCGCGCGAATCGCTTCGGGAGAAGGACCAATGAATGTAATTTGATGATCGCTGCAAATTTCGGCAAATCGGGCATTTTCAGCTAAAAATCCATACCCTGGGTGAATCGCCGTGGCGTTGCGCGTTAAAGCTGCGGCGATAATTCGCGGAATATTTAGATAACTTTTGCTACTTGGAGCCTCGCCGATGCATACCGCTTCATCCGCAAGCTGGACGTGGAGAGAATCGCGGTCAACAGTCGAATGAACTGCAACAGTGGCAATTCCCATTTCTTCACAGGCACGAATAATCCGCAGGGCAATTTCTCCCCGATTGGCAATGAGTATTTTAGAAAAGTGCATTTGTCAGCAATACCAACAGTTAGAATAATTGCTCTCGCTAACTCCTAGAACTTCTCTACAGCGGCAGTGCGATCGCGTAGCTTCAGCATACAGTAAATCTGCAACGAAATTGCGCGTAATCTGCTACTATCTATAGTTAGTCGAAAGCGGATGTGGTGGAACTGGTAGACACGCACGTTTGAGGGGCGTGTGGCTTACGCCTTGCGAGTTCGAGTCTCGCCATCCGCATCAAGATGCATTAGGAGCGAGGAGCGAGGGGCTAGAGTTTAGTTGTCAAATTTTTCCTCTGAACCTCCGACTCCCGATCTTTGATCCCTATAGCGTACCAAACCCTTTTTTCTTCTTTTCCTTTTTCTTCTTCTTGGCTGTACCACCGCCGCTATAGCCGCGCCAACCTGGTGCGGAAGGACGATTACCAGCAGCGGCAAGAGGATTGCCCATACCGTCACCGAACATTCCAGGCATTCCAGGGAAGCCGCCTTGCGTCATTTGTTGCATGAGCGATCGCATTTTCTGGAAATCACCCACTAACTTATTCACATCGGCTTCTTTGTAACCCGAACCATTTGCAATCCGTTTTCTGCGACTTGGAGAACTAGCGAGTAAATCAGGATCGCGGCGTTCTTGCGCGGTCATTGAATTAATCATTGCCTCGGCACGCTTTAGCTGCGTTTCGCCTTGCTTGAGTTGATCTTCCGATAACTTATTCATGCCTGGAATCAGCTTCATGATGCCGCCAAGCGAACCCATATTCTTTAGCAGCCGCATCTGCTTGAGGAAGTCGGTAAAGTCAAATTTTGCTGCCATAATTTTTTCTTGCATCTTGGCAGCATCCGCAAGGTCAATTTCCTCCTGCGCTTTTTCGACTAGCGTTAAGACATCACCCATTCCGAGAATTCGCGACGCCATGCGATCAGGGTAAAACGGTTGAAGTGCTTCGACTTTTTCCCCAACACCGACAAACTTAATCGGTTGACCGGAAATTTGGCGTACTGATAACGCTGCACCACCTCGGCTATCGCCATCAAGTTTCGTCAGAATTGCCCCTGTAATCCCAATTTCATCGTGAAACGTTCGCGTCAAATTTGCCGCTTCTTGACCTGTCATCGCGTCTACAACAAGTAGAACTTCATGGGGTTGCACCGCTTCTTTGATTTGGGCTAACTCTGCCATCATGTCTTGGTCAATTTGTAAGCGACCAGCCGTGTCAATAATGACGGTGTCTACTCCTTCGGCTTTTGCGCGTTCGACTCCCTGACGCGCAATTTCTACAGGGTTAGCATCACTTCCCATTTCAAACACAGGTACTTCGATTTGCTTACCTAGTGTCACTAATTGGTCGATCGCTGCAGGACGATAAACGTCGGTGGCTACCATCATGCAACTGCGATCTAACTTGCGTAGGTGCAATGCTAATTTAGCTGTTGCTGTTGTTTTTCCGGTTCCCTGTAAACCAGCCATCAGGACAATTGTCGGCGGTTGTTCCGCTTGTGCTAGAGGAACGTTTGTTTCCCCCATGACTTGCACAAGTTCTTCGTAAACAATTTTGATGAACTGCTGATCGGGTCGTACTCCAGCAATGACCTCAGCGCCTTGCGCATGAGATTCGACTTCAGCAATAAAGTCTTTGACTACCTGTAAATTAACGTCTGCTTCCAACAGCGCGCGACGCACTTCTCGGAGTGCTTCTTGAATGTTGGACTGGGTAATCTTGTCTTGACCCCGTAGCTTTTTCCAGGCAGACTCTAAACGGTCAGCAAGTGCATCAAACATAATTCGTCTATAAGTATTGTGTCAGCCAATTTGTTTGTCTACTTACTACGTTAAATGCTTAGCTATCACTAAAGCTATTAACCGAAAAACGCTGATTGTCAGTTGAAGAAATTAAGGCACACTTTTTTACCAAAGATAAACAACTTAACACTGCGGTATTCCTAGAAGAAATTAAGGCACACTTTTTTACAACCTGGATTCAGCCTTTATCTCTCAACTTCTTCTCTCAAGCCGAGGCGCTTCTAAGGGTTTGTAGATAAAAGTTCGCTATTGGAGGATTTAGGGAGTTTCTGTGCCCCTTAAATTTGAGCCTGAGGACTTGTGTATCAACCATAGCCTAACCTTGAGCGAGGGCAATCATGCAAAGCAGAGCGATTGCGATCGCATCTTCAAATTATGAGGAAAATGTAAACTTTTGTTAAAGTAAGTCATTTTGTATTTTTAGCTACAGAATTGTCTGATATAGTGAACATGTAAAGCAAAAACGTAAACAAATTATTTAAAGAGGAAGCCGATATGTCTGCTCAAGATCAAGCTCGTGCCTTAATGATGCGTCATCATCACCTGATCAGAAATCGTCAACAATCGATGCTTAACCGTGCAGCATCCGAAATGGGTCTAGATGGCACCGAATATCTTGACTATATTCAAGACATCCAAGGTAAAGTAAATCCAAGCTTCCGCAGCACATATGACCGCAGTTCAGCCACGATGAGCTAAGTCTAAACACGTATTTTTGTGGCAATCTGAAGCATTCAACGCAACTAACTAATTTAATTACTCCACAATTTTACCTCTGAGGCGATGAGCCAGGGAAAACAAACCTAGTATATTAACCACAATCAGCCTTGCAAAAAGCTATCTTCATTTTTGTAAGGCAAAATTGCAAATCATTCTTACATTTGGGCATTCTTCAGTTATGAAGAAACGCCCTATATTTATTTAAGTCAGTTAGCTAATCGCTTGAGTTCAGCCGCATAGTTTAGCCGGATAGTCGCATCAATGCTGAATTATAAAATTTGAGATAAAAACTTGCGCGTGCGTTCTTCTTTCGGGTTCTGGAAGAATTCTTGGGGTGTCGCTTCTTCGACAATAACCCCGCTATCCATCAGGGCGATGCGATCAGCTACTTCGCGCGCAAAACCAACACTGTCGGTGCAAACTCTAGACCTATAGATGTATCGCGGCTGATTGTCCAGGTGGTGTTGCGGCTGAGGACATCGATTTCCCCTGCTTGTAATGCAGTAAATCGCTCTTTGGCATTGAGATTACGAAAATCTACCGCTTGCGGATCGTCAAACATTGCTGCAGCGATCGCCCGACAAATATCAACATCTAGTCCGTTATATTTACCTTGTTGAGTCACATAGCTAAATCCTGGCAAATTACCACTCACGCCACAAGATAACCTGCCACGGGTTTTCACCCGATTCAATACTGCCCCTGATGCCGCACCATCTTCTTGGGCAGATAATTGGGGATATAAAAACCGACTACAACCCGATAGCGGAGCCGCCAACAGTGCTGCACTCAACAGCAGGGAACTCCATTTGAGCATATTTTTCTTCCTGTATTTCCTCGTGTCGTTATCTACACCCTTAAACTCAAGCTCAACTGCAATCTTTTATAAAAGTTAATATTGCCAATTTGACGACCTTAACTTCGGTTTAATCTTATAATTTGATATACGTGGTAGTGGTAAATGCAGTTGCTGATACAGTTTGTGATTTTTATTTACTAAATAGTACAGCGAAGAAATACGCTAATAGCTAATCGCTAATAGTTAACTACTAATAATGAGTTCTCCATTTATTCCTGTTATTCATTCGCTGCCTTCAGGAAAGGCTTTAGTAGAAAGGGTGTTATGCCATTATTCTATAGCGACACAAAAGTGTAAGATATACAAACGCGGTCTTAATGATACTTATTTAGTCGAAGCCGAACAAAATCATCAATACATTTTGCGCGTTTACCGCCACGGATGGCGAACCTTGGATGCAATTAATTTTGAACTAGAACTATTACATTATCTGCATAATTGCAATTTGCCTGTTGCTTACCCAATTGCTAAAATAACAGGTGAATTTACAGAAGCGATCGCATCCCCAGAAGGACAACGCTATGCTGCTGTTTTTTCCTATGCACCAGGTCAGGCGATCGGTAAAAATATTAATTCTGAACAAAGTCAACAATTAGGAGAAGTTGTTGCAAGTATTCATCAAGCAACAGATAATTTCACGAGTCGTTTTAGCCGCCCAGAGTTAGATTGCGCGTATCTTTTAGATTGGGCAATGGCAGCAATTTCACTACTATTCCAGCATCGCAATAGTGATATTAATTATTTCCTCAAATTAAGTGCGCAAATCAAAGCTCAGTTAGTCAATTTAGCGTTACCTCAAACATCGCCCTCTTATGGAATTTGTATTGGTGATGTCCATTCAGAAAACGCCCATTTTGTAGGAAATCAACCAACATTATTTGATTTTGACCAATGCGGCTACGGTTGGCGGTCATTTGATATTGCCAAATTTATTCATACAATCCACCGTTGGCAATTAGATGCCAATATTACTAAATCTTTTATGCAAGGATATCAAAAAATCCGGCAGTTGAGCCAAGCTGAAGTTAACGCGATTCCTATTTTTATACAAGTAGCACACATCTGGGTGATGGGAATTGCTTGCGCTGTCGTAGAAGAAGTTCTACCTTACGGCGAGTTTACCGAAGAATGGTTTGATAGCAAGCTAGCTTTATTAAGTAAGCTTACCTAATATAGTTCAATACTTATTGATAAAAAAATAAAATCAGTAACTTTCTAGCAAAGTTGCAGTGCTTTATGTGAGCGACTGCAAAACATTTTATCATTGGTTATCGTATCATTCATATAATAAATTAGTTTAATTTTTGTACAAATTTATTTTTTGACTACTTGCTATATCTTTAGAAAGATGTGGCGTAAATCAAATAAATATTAAGTTATACATATTACAGTAATTTGGTATATTCTATTCGATAGACGCCTGTTGTTGGGCACGAAAAAATGTGTCTTCAGGCAATCAAGAGCTACTGTAATACTTGCAACTAAACTTCAAAGTTGTTGATGTTTACAATCTGAAATAATTTTTGTTAAGTTAGCTGAACTTTTTTTACTATTTTTTTAAAACTAGTAGATTTGCTAACAAACACCGAAATTTGCTCAATCAGATAGTTAAATTTATCTCTCTACTCATGAGTTGATCGTGAATGTTGATTGAAAAATGTTGTACCGCAAACTATTAAACAAGCTGCAAAGATTTTTAAGAAAACAAGGTTTTTTGCGCGTAGGGGTTTTTAGTACTTTTTTCCTAGGCATCGTACTTTATAGCTGGATAGCACTATCACAGCAACCAGTAACACTCAATCTACTAATGACCGCTCCTGATGCGCAACCTTGGCAACAGGGAATTGTGAGAGACTTTGAGGCGAAGAATCCTGATATTCGGATCAATATTATTGAAGGTCCCAACGCGACTAACTTATTAGAAGATCTGTATACTTCGGCGTTTATTTTAGGTGATTCTCCCTATGACCTGATTAACATGGATGTCATTTGGACACCTAAATTTGCAGCGGCGGGATGGTTAATGGATCTTACTGATCGGATGTCTCCTGAGGAATTAGAAGCATTTTCAGATGCAGACGTTGAAGGTAGTCGCTACGAAGGTAGGTTATATCGCATTCCGATGCGTTCTGATGTAGGGATGTTATATTACCGCACCGATTTACTCGAACAAGCCGGATTGGAACCACCAGAAACCTTTGCAGAATTAATTCAAGCTTCACAAACATTGCAACAAAAAGACTTAGTTAACTGGGGCTATGTTTGGCAAGGGCGGCAATATGAAGGACTTGTCGCTATGTTCATTGAGATTCTCGAAGGATTTGGCGGATTTTGGGTTAATCCAGAAAACTTAGAAGTAGGATTAGATAGACCGGAAACAGTGCAAGCGATCAATTTCTTGAAAGACACCGTAGCGCAAGGAATTTCACCGCCTGGAGTAACAACATATCAAGAAGAAGAAACACGGCGCTTTTTCCAAAGTGGTCAAGCTGCGTTTTTACGTAATTGGCCTTATGTTTGGCCTTTAGCCCAAGAAGAAGGTTCGCAAATTCAAGGCAGAATTGCGATTAAGCCAATGGTTGGTAGTGCAGGAAGAACTGGCGGTGCGTGTCTTGGGGGTTGGGGTTTAGGAATTTCAGCGACGACAAGGCATCCAGAAGAAGCATGGAGGGCGATTCAATTTTTCACTTCTGAAGAAGCACAGAAGAACTTCGTTTTGAATGCAGGCTTTGTTCCAAGTCGGCG includes these proteins:
- the psbX gene encoding photosystem II reaction center protein PsbX, which gives rise to MTPSLMNFFYSLLAGLLIVVVPATVGLIFISQKDKIQRS
- a CDS encoding YggT family protein; protein product: MSAVTLTNWILGSVLGLMILLFLFRIVLTWYPQVDLKRFPFNVIAVTTEPFLAPLRKLVPPIGGVDITPVIWLGIVSLLRELLLGQQGLLTMATRLH
- the accC gene encoding acetyl-CoA carboxylase biotin carboxylase subunit, which translates into the protein MHFSKILIANRGEIALRIIRACEEMGIATVAVHSTVDRDSLHVQLADEAVCIGEAPSSKSYLNIPRIIAAALTRNATAIHPGYGFLAENARFAEICSDHQITFIGPSPEAIRAMGDKSTAKETMIRAGVPIVPGSDGLLKDELEATAIARQIGYPVIVKATAGGGGRGMRLVRDDSEITKLFLAAQGEAEAAFGNPGLYLEKFIERPRHIEFQILADSYGNVIHLGERDCSIQRRHQKLLEEAPSPALTPELREKMGEAAVKAAKSIDYVGAGTVEFLLAPNGEFYFMEMNTRIQVEHPVTEMITGLDLVAEQIRVAQGEKLQLTQDQVILRGHAIECRINAEDPDHDFRPSPGRISGYLPPGGPGVRMDSHVYTDYQIPPYYDSLIAKLIVWGPDRASAIKRMKRALRECALTGLPTTINFHQRILETPEFLKGDVYTNFVERVMFSRGN
- the ffh gene encoding signal recognition particle protein, whose product is MFDALADRLESAWKKLRGQDKITQSNIQEALREVRRALLEADVNLQVVKDFIAEVESHAQGAEVIAGVRPDQQFIKIVYEELVQVMGETNVPLAQAEQPPTIVLMAGLQGTGKTTATAKLALHLRKLDRSCMMVATDVYRPAAIDQLVTLGKQIEVPVFEMGSDANPVEIARQGVERAKAEGVDTVIIDTAGRLQIDQDMMAELAQIKEAVQPHEVLLVVDAMTGQEAANLTRTFHDEIGITGAILTKLDGDSRGGAALSVRQISGQPIKFVGVGEKVEALQPFYPDRMASRILGMGDVLTLVEKAQEEIDLADAAKMQEKIMAAKFDFTDFLKQMRLLKNMGSLGGIMKLIPGMNKLSEDQLKQGETQLKRAEAMINSMTAQERRDPDLLASSPSRRKRIANGSGYKEADVNKLVGDFQKMRSLMQQMTQGGFPGMPGMFGDGMGNPLAAAGNRPSAPGWRGYSGGGTAKKKKKEKKKKGFGTL
- a CDS encoding transporter substrate-binding domain-containing protein; amino-acid sequence: MLKWSSLLLSAALLAAPLSGCSRFLYPQLSAQEDGAASGAVLNRVKTRGRLSCGVSGNLPGFSYVTQQGKYNGLDVDICRAIAAAMFDDPQAVDFRNLNAKERFTALQAGEIDVLSRNTTWTISRDTSIGLEFAPTVLVLRAK
- a CDS encoding phosphotransferase, whose product is MSSPFIPVIHSLPSGKALVERVLCHYSIATQKCKIYKRGLNDTYLVEAEQNHQYILRVYRHGWRTLDAINFELELLHYLHNCNLPVAYPIAKITGEFTEAIASPEGQRYAAVFSYAPGQAIGKNINSEQSQQLGEVVASIHQATDNFTSRFSRPELDCAYLLDWAMAAISLLFQHRNSDINYFLKLSAQIKAQLVNLALPQTSPSYGICIGDVHSENAHFVGNQPTLFDFDQCGYGWRSFDIAKFIHTIHRWQLDANITKSFMQGYQKIRQLSQAEVNAIPIFIQVAHIWVMGIACAVVEEVLPYGEFTEEWFDSKLALLSKLT
- a CDS encoding ABC transporter substrate-binding protein, which gives rise to MTAPDAQPWQQGIVRDFEAKNPDIRINIIEGPNATNLLEDLYTSAFILGDSPYDLINMDVIWTPKFAAAGWLMDLTDRMSPEELEAFSDADVEGSRYEGRLYRIPMRSDVGMLYYRTDLLEQAGLEPPETFAELIQASQTLQQKDLVNWGYVWQGRQYEGLVAMFIEILEGFGGFWVNPENLEVGLDRPETVQAINFLKDTVAQGISPPGVTTYQEEETRRFFQSGQAAFLRNWPYVWPLAQEEGSQIQGRIAIKPMVGSAGRTGGACLGGWGLGISATTRHPEEAWRAIQFFTSEEAQKNFVLNAGFVPSRRSLFTDPDIVAEYPHYPQLLEVVQQAVLRPPIAQYAQASDILQRYLSGALTNRMTPERAMQAAANETRRLLSRG